In Siniperca chuatsi isolate FFG_IHB_CAS linkage group LG16, ASM2008510v1, whole genome shotgun sequence, the following proteins share a genomic window:
- the LOC122863003 gene encoding 12-(S)-hydroxy-5,8,10,14-eicosatetraenoic acid receptor-like — protein MSTNSTIDHCKAPIPVTYETLSWLMTGEFMLGLPLNLSVLYIFIFRFKFWKNKSIFLFNIVVADFLLVACLPAKAYHYHHGFRHSKNPVVCKTMLFMLFLNRGASIAFLITLSIDRYFNVVHLGRRNFVKVLKKSPQISIFIWLLLLPLTIPTMVATFECCNSHGREVETYYHDVTDTFREVVFFSQIIIPFIILVYCTVRIVNRLRKKTIGGKTKLRRAVWVVMSVVVVFSICFLPSTIARAVLLSVRLKKWQAAEDVVVQVYDSLMVLSYIDCMLDPLVYCFCNSGFKDAYIATFCPTFLRKRLLNSDFGMGTTTTTSGTRTISLPIVDSGYI, from the exons ATGTCTACAAATTCAACAATTGACCACTGCAAAGCACCCATTCCAGTCACATATGAAACCCTCTCCTGGCTGATGACTGGAGAGTTCATGCTGGGTCTGCCTCTCAACCTGTCGGTCCTCTACATTTTCATCTTCAG GTTCAAGTTCTGGAAGAACAAAAGTATCTTCCTGTTCAATATTGTGGTTGCTGATTTCTTGCTGGTGGCCTGTCTTCCTGCCAAGGCCTACCACTACCATCATGGCTTTCGGCACAGCAAGAATCCTGTGGTGTGTAAGACGATGCTCTTCATGCTGTTTCTCAACAGAGGAGCCAGTATTGCCTTCCTCATCACTCTGTCCATCGATCGCTACTTCAATGTGGTACATCTTGGAAGGAGGAATTTTGTCAAAGTGCTGAAGAAATCTCCTCAAATCTCCATCTTCATCTGGCTTCTCTTGCTGCCCCTCACCATCCCCACTATGGTCGCGACCTTTGAGTGCTGTAACAGCCATGGCCGTGAAGTTGAGACTTATTATCACGATGTGACAGACACCTTCAGAGAg gTCGTCTTCTTCAGTCAGATCATCATCCCCTTCATCATCCTTGTCTACTGCACAGTGCGCATTGTCAACCGGCTGAGGAAGAAAACTATAGGGGGAAAGACCAAACTGAGGAGAGCTGTGTGGGTGGTCATGTCTGTTGTCGTTGTTTTCTCCATCTGCTTCCTGCCTAGCACTATAGCCAGAGCGGTGCTGCTGAGCGTCAGGCTGAAAAAATGGCAGGCTGCAGAGGACGTAGTGGTTCAGGTTTACGACAGCCTCATGGTTTTGTCTTACATTGACTGTATGCTGGACCCACTGGTATACTGCTTCTGTAACTCAGGGTTTAAAGATGCTTACATAGCCACCTTCTGTCCTACATTTCTTCGGAAGAGATTGCTAAATTCTGACTTTGGCATGGGAACTACAACTACAACTTCTGGAACTAGAACCATTTCTTTGCCGATAGTAGATTCAGGGTATATTTAG